The segment TGTAATGAACTTCGTCGATATTGGTGCGATTGCGGCGAATCCCCTTAATCGTGTTCCCAGCAACGCCAACCAACTCAGCTAAAGAATTCTGACTGTAAAGTTTTTTGGCGATCGTATCGTCGATCAGAAGCGCGATCGTTCTCAGTCCTTCAGGGGTATAGAAACTCATTCAAACTGCAAAACCTACTGCCCGTGCATCATGCAACACTGCTGCTGATTTTTCTAGCTTCACACAATTTGCAGTTTGCAGCAAAGTTACCAGTGCAAATAATTTAGATCTTATTTATTGAAGAAGAGTGTATGATCCTTGGGTAAGAAGTTAACTGCAAGGTAAACATGTCGTCAATTGAAGATTTTGTCGAAACACCTTGTGCCGACCTTGTTCGACGAACAGGGATAAGCCATGCACAACTTTGTCGATACGACAACGGACAAGCCCTTAAAGAAACGACTTTGATTCGGATTGGGAAAATTCTTGGGTTAGAGCCTTGGGATGTTCTGCGGCTTTATCATTTGCGCCGCCAACGGCATGGGGTAACCGAACTGAAGAAACGCAAGCAAATGAAAAAGCGTTTACCAGAAGCCTCCTAGAAAAATTCACAACAAAAAAGCTGCTCTCTCGGTTTGGCGACGCGCGAAGCAACTTTTTTGAATTATTTAATCTAAACCACCAACCGCATCACCGACCGCTCGTTTTTTTTTGAATCACAAAACAAAGCTAACCGCTCGTTTCATAATCCTGCACAAGTCAGGGGGGGGCGAAATAGTGAATCTACGGAATAACCCGCGATTCCCTCCAGATTAGCGAAATCTTAACAAAGTCGCAAGACTCAACAGCCCGAAATCCCTCAAAAGTCTCAGTCCGCACAACTTTACACGAATGCCAATCGACCTATGACGACCAGCCCCCAAACCTCAACCACCCCACTGCTGAAACGACTCGACGCTGTTTTCTATCAGATGCGAGCCGACCGCCAGCCGTTGACGATCGAGGAAGTTTGCAAAAAAGCGGACTGCTACCCGACCGAAGTATTTCGTCCTGCAGCAATCATTCACTATCGCATCGCCATGCAATACGTCGGTGGATGGGAGATTTATCGGTCTGAAATCCTGGCTCGAGTTCAGATGGTTTTGGGGAGGATGTCAGCAAAAGACATCACGACAGGCGCGATCGCATCGCAGGTCGGACTTAAGACCAGGCAACTCAAAGAAGACGTGCCGGAAGCGATCGGCTTAATCGAAGAAGCGGCGAAACGTACCGCTCAAAGAATTCAGACATCAGGCACGGCGAAATGCTCGCGATGTGGGCAACGTCGCTCAATCCACAAAACAATCCCTGGCGAAATGTGGGGAAAGCCTGTTCTGCTCTGTGTCTGTGAAAGTTGCTCTCCCTAGATACTCAGATTCGCATCCACTTACCCACCAAACATCATGCTTTACGAAATTACTGGCACTCATAACGACTGGATGATGGTTCACGCTGCATCGCCCGAAGAAGCGATCTCAGAATTTGAAGAGCACTCACCCGAGTCGATGTTTTTGAGCATTCAAGAAGTGAGATCGACCTTTGAAGCGGTTTCGATCTCTGGCGAGCGAGTCAAAGTAATCGATCGAAAATATTTAACTTGCTGGAATCGCAAGCAAACCAAGAAGCGGATTGTCCTGCACTACAAAACGAGCAGTGAGCTAGGTTGCTGGGTTCCGGCTGATGAATTTGTAAGAGCGGAGGTGGTCGCCGCATGAACAAGCCACAGTTACCAAAATTTCTAATTCGCAGATCAATCCCGACCGAGCTTTATTTACTCAGATTGCAGCTTCGACAGTCGAATGTTATCCCGTTTCAGCGTAAGGAGAACCGTCATGCGAAAGGCTGAATACAGAAAAGATTTGAAGGTCAGACAGAGAGCGCAACCCCTGCACTTCTCTGGGCAGAATCCATATCCACGCAAAGAGGGCATTACGGTTTCAGACGAATTGGTGGTTTTCCGGGTCGGGAAACCTGAGTACGCGCTTGTCCTTTGGGACGGGAGCAAAAAGGCAGAGCATGTGCATTTTGCAGTGATCGATATTGTTCAGGAGGTAGCAGATGCTAGCTGAACTAGTTGCATTGCTCAAAGCCTACATCAGCTATCTGGAGAGTCAAAAGTCATGAATAAGCAAAAAGCGCGTGGGGACGCGCTCTCAAAAAACTTTGAATGTGACTCAAGTTTACTGAGCAAATTCAGCAATTACAACTGTGACCCCAAAGTATTTTTAGAGACAGGGAGCGAACAATGAGCAAGAAAAATAGCAGTAAGATAACACAGCTTGCTCCCGTCCCATGCTCCCCTGAAGATCCGTGCAAAGTCTGTGGAGGGGTGCATCACCCCTGCTACACACGCGGAGAAGAACTTTGGTGCGCTTATATCGAAAGCGAAGAGGATGTCCAGCGATTCACCCCAGAAGGGTATGAGTTTTTTGGGACAGTTCCTGGCAGCGGACAAGCTGTCTTTGTTCCCATTAAAATCGCAGACCAAAGGAAGCAGCAGATCGAGCACACCCCAGGCGAGAAAATTGAACCTTCAACCCTAAAAGAAACGATCGAGGAATTAGTTCAGGCAAGCTTGCCGAAGTCAGAGCTAGAAATCAAGATTCCGCTTGTTGCAAAGCGATTTCAGTATTTTACAAACGATGTCTGGAGACTCTATCACACCAAAGAACAAGAGATCGAAGAAGCTGAAACTAGAAGCGATCGCGTTACCGAAATCAATCAACTTCTAAAGATTGGCAACTACGAGCTAAAACTCTCGAAATATCTCCGACCAAGCCTCGCAACTCCGCTTGAAAAGATTGCCACCTATCTTGGCAGCAACACAGCCGCGATGCTAACAACTTTACTTCCTGTTGCAGGCAGCTTGCTTAAAACCGGAACACAGCTTGAACTCATTCGAGCTACCGAGTTCTATGCTCTACCCATTCTCTATACGGGCATTGTTGCAGAATCAGGTAGTAGCAAATCTCCCACACAAAAAACAATCCTTAAACCGCTGTTCCGAATGCAGGCGCAAGCTGAAGAGGATCACGCCTATGCACTGCAAGACTGGGAGGCAGAAAACAAGCGGGCGCGAAACAGTGATGAGACACCACCGGAAAAACCTGCGGTGCATGAATACTACACAACCGACGCTACACGAGAAGCGATCGTACTGATTCAATCTCAACAACCCGATCGCGGATTCCTGGGTTGGTTTGATGAGCTATCCGCTCTCATTGGGGGACAGAACCAATATCGCAATGGCAAAGGAGCGGACAAAGAGGCGATCCTGTCTGGGCGAGATGGCACAGGCATCAAAATGAATCGCGCCAGCGGTAAGCGAGCATTTGTTCAGTCAAGCGCGTTCAGTATTACCGGATCGACTCAGCCTGACACGCTCCGAAAAATGATCGGGGACTTCTCTGACCCGACTGGGCAATGGGCGCGTTTTCTGTGGACGGTTTTACCAATCAAGCCCGCAAGATTTCCGGAAGATGAGACGAGCTACGACATTTCGGATTTTCTGCACGGGGT is part of the Leptolyngbya boryana PCC 6306 genome and harbors:
- a CDS encoding helix-turn-helix domain-containing protein gives rise to the protein MSSIEDFVETPCADLVRRTGISHAQLCRYDNGQALKETTLIRIGKILGLEPWDVLRLYHLRRQRHGVTELKKRKQMKKRLPEAS
- a CDS encoding DUF3987 domain-containing protein is translated as MSKKNSSKITQLAPVPCSPEDPCKVCGGVHHPCYTRGEELWCAYIESEEDVQRFTPEGYEFFGTVPGSGQAVFVPIKIADQRKQQIEHTPGEKIEPSTLKETIEELVQASLPKSELEIKIPLVAKRFQYFTNDVWRLYHTKEQEIEEAETRSDRVTEINQLLKIGNYELKLSKYLRPSLATPLEKIATYLGSNTAAMLTTLLPVAGSLLKTGTQLELIRATEFYALPILYTGIVAESGSSKSPTQKTILKPLFRMQAQAEEDHAYALQDWEAENKRARNSDETPPEKPAVHEYYTTDATREAIVLIQSQQPDRGFLGWFDELSALIGGQNQYRNGKGADKEAILSGRDGTGIKMNRASGKRAFVQSSAFSITGSTQPDTLRKMIGDFSDPTGQWARFLWTVLPIKPARFPEDETSYDISDFLHGVYVRLESFEPKTYRMSTEARSLYARWYNELDDLRLTQPQQGLRAVYAKMKGDTGTLALLLHCINSAVDSGRQPSEEISLETMKAAISLAKFYIGQVKLIHAEGGNESGELEQSYTKLIRLSERKGWIKARDAQNLCREFRKLSPDTVRSHFRELEAMGLGSTRGTGRQLEWQASTYASEEFPDIDSTLPTASRNGPDLRQYTPDVVTSVDGQSIENSEFAPNRQNGHSSNGLTSNGHLNGNGKKSETTTTTLKPQINGKPLLAADTDRLDLSTEADTFSQQAWENGDNGRG